The Acidimicrobiales bacterium genome has a window encoding:
- the rpsF gene encoding 30S ribosomal protein S6, which yields MRPYETMIIFDPEVEESAIQGVLTKALEVVRSNGGTTGTVDRWGRRTFAYEMRKKREGYYVVAEFTAEPKASAELDRFLVLADEVLRHKTVRLPDKVAGRARSKAPAAAKPATADGDGPDAG from the coding sequence GTGCGGCCGTACGAAACGATGATCATCTTCGACCCCGAGGTCGAGGAGTCCGCCATCCAGGGCGTCCTGACCAAGGCGCTCGAGGTGGTCCGGTCCAACGGGGGCACGACGGGGACCGTCGACCGCTGGGGACGACGGACCTTCGCCTACGAGATGCGCAAGAAGCGTGAGGGGTACTACGTGGTGGCGGAGTTCACCGCCGAGCCCAAGGCGTCCGCCGAGCTCGACCGGTTCCTCGTCCTCGCCGACGAGGTCCTCCGCCACAAGACCGTCCGGCTGCCCGACAAGGTCGCCGGGCGGGCCAGGTCCAAGGCGCCCGCGGCGGCCAAGCCGGCCACCGCGGACGGCGACGGCCCGGATGCGGGCTGA
- the panB gene encoding 3-methyl-2-oxobutanoate hydroxymethyltransferase: MAPKVTVPEVRSRKRARGSDPLVMLTAYDTPGARIADAAGVDIVLVGDSVANAVLGHADTLHVDVGVMAHHVGAVGRASPRALVVGDMPWLSYHVSVEDTVRNAAVLVRAGAQAVKLEGGRLRVPMVEALVAAEVPVMGHLGLTPQSIHTMGGFKVQAKQAAAADALVDDAKAIVAAGCFAIVLEGVPDVVAARLTAEVDVPTIGIGAGAGCDGQVLVFHDLLGLTAGPVPKFVRRYADLTTVATEAVAAWAADVRSGDFPSDAETYHLPAAGGPGGR; this comes from the coding sequence ATGGCACCCAAGGTCACGGTCCCCGAGGTCCGGTCGCGAAAGCGGGCGCGCGGCAGCGACCCCCTCGTCATGCTCACCGCCTACGACACGCCCGGGGCGCGCATCGCCGACGCCGCCGGGGTGGACATCGTGCTCGTGGGCGACTCGGTGGCGAACGCCGTGCTCGGGCACGCCGACACCCTCCACGTCGACGTGGGGGTCATGGCCCACCACGTCGGCGCCGTGGGCCGGGCCTCGCCCCGGGCCCTGGTGGTGGGGGACATGCCCTGGCTCAGCTACCACGTGTCGGTCGAGGACACCGTGCGCAATGCCGCCGTCCTGGTGCGGGCCGGCGCCCAGGCCGTGAAGCTCGAGGGCGGCCGGCTCCGGGTGCCCATGGTCGAGGCCCTGGTCGCCGCCGAGGTCCCGGTGATGGGCCACCTCGGCCTCACCCCCCAGTCCATCCACACCATGGGCGGCTTCAAGGTGCAGGCCAAGCAGGCGGCCGCGGCGGACGCCCTGGTCGACGACGCCAAGGCCATCGTCGCCGCCGGGTGCTTCGCCATCGTGCTCGAGGGGGTGCCCGACGTGGTGGCGGCCCGCCTCACCGCCGAGGTGGACGTGCCCACCATCGGGATCGGCGCCGGGGCGGGGTGCGACGGCCAGGTCCTGGTGTTCCACGACCTCCTGGGCCTGACGGCGGGGCCCGTCCCCAAGTTCGTCCGGCGCTACGCCGATCTCACCACCGTGGCCACCGAGGCGGTGGCCGCCTGGGCCGCCGACGTCCGGTCGGGGGACTTCCCGTCCGACGCCGAGACGTACCACCTCCCCGCCGCCGGGGGCCCCGGAGGGCGCTGA